A single Rattus norvegicus strain BN/NHsdMcwi chromosome 5, GRCr8, whole genome shotgun sequence DNA region contains:
- the Cntfr gene encoding ciliary neurotrophic factor receptor subunit alpha isoform X2: MAASVPWACCAVLAAAAAAVYTQKHSPQEAPHVQYERLGTDVTLPCGTASWDAAVTWRVNGTDLAPDLLNGSQLILRSLELGHSGLYACFHRDSWHLRHQVLLHVGLPPREPVLSCRSNTYPKGFYCSWHLSAPTYIPNTFNVTVLHGSKMMVCEKDPALKNRCHIRYMHLFSTIKYKVSISVSNALGHNTTAITFDEFTIVKPDPPENVVARPVPSNPRRLEVTWQTPSTWPDPESFPLKFFLRYRPLILDQWQHVELSDGTAHTITDAYAGKEYIIQVAAKDNEIGTWSDWSVAAHATPWTEEPRHLTTEAQAPETTTSTTSSLAPPPTTKICDPGELSSGGGPSIPFLTSVPVTLVLAAAAATANNLLI; the protein is encoded by the exons aGGCACCCCATGTTCAGTATGAGCGTCTGGGCACAGATGTGACGCTGCCATGTGGGACAGCAAGTTGGGACGCAGCTGTGACCTGGAGGGTAAATGGAACAGATCTGGCCCCTGACCTGCTCAATGGCTCTCAGCTGATACTACGAAGCTTAGAACTGGGCCACAGTGGCCTGTATGCCTGTTTCCACCGTGACTCCTGGCACCTGCGCCACCAAGTCCTTCTGCATGTGGGTT TGCCGCCTCGGGAACCCGTGCTCAGCTGCCGTTCCAACACTTACCCCAAGGGCTTCTACTGCAGCTGGCACCTGTCCGCCCCCACCTACATCCCCAATACCTTCAATGTGACTGTACT GCATGGCTCCAAAATGATGGTCTGTGAGAAGGACCCAGCCCTCAAGAACCGCTGTCACATTCGGTACATGCACCTGTTCTCAACCATCAAGTACAAGGTCTCCATAAGTGTCAGCAACGCCTTGGGTCACAACACCACGGCTATCACCTTCGACGAATTCACCATTG TGAAGCCCGATCCTCCAGAAAATGTGGTGGCCCGGCCAGTGCCCAGCAACCCCCGTCGACTGGAGGTGACATGGCAGACGCCCTCAACTTGGCCTGATCCCGAATCCTTTCCACTCAAGTTTTTTCTGCGCTACCGGCCTCTCATCCTGGACCAATGGCAGCAT GTGGAGCTCTCGGATGGCACAGCCCACACCATCACGGATGCCTATGCTGGAAAGGAGTACATCATCCAGGTGGCCGCCAAGGACAATGAGATTGGGACATGGAGTGACTGGAGTGTGGCTGCTCACGCCACACCCTGGACTGAGGAACCACGGCATCTCACCACTGAAGCCCAGGCCCCCG AGACCACGACCAGCACCACCAGCTCCTTGGCACCCCCACCCACCACGAAGATCTGTGACCCCGGGGAGCTCAGCAGCGGCGGAGGACCCTCCATACCCTTCTTGACCAGTGTCCCTGTCACTCTGGTCCTGGCTGCCGCTGCTGCCACAGCCAACAATCTCCTGATCTG A
- the Enho gene encoding adropin, producing the protein MGAAISQGALIAIVCNGLVGFLLLLLWVILCWACHSRSADVDSLSESSPNSSPGPCPEKAPPPQKPSHEGSYLLQP; encoded by the coding sequence ATGGGGGCAGCCATCTCCCAGGGGGCTCTCATTGCCATAGTCTGCAATGGCCTGGTaggcttcctgctgctgctgctctgggtCATTCTCTGCTGGGCCTGCCACTCTCGCTCTGCTGACGTCGACTCTCTCTCAGAATCCAGTCCCAACTCCAGCCCTGGCCCCTGTCCTGAGAAGGCGCCGCCGCCCCAGAAGCCAAGCCATGAAGGCAGCTACCTGCTGCAGCCCTGA